The sequence below is a genomic window from Myotis daubentonii chromosome 14, mMyoDau2.1, whole genome shotgun sequence.
AGCTTACAGCGTGGCAGTGTGCTTCCTTCAGAGCCTATCAAGCAAGAGATAACCTAATGTCAGAGGTGGCATCTCATCGATTTTGCCATCGTTTATTCCTTAGAAGTGAGTTGCTAGGTCCACCCAGACTCAAGAAGAGGTGAGAACTTGAGGGTTTGGGTACCAGGAAGTGTGTGGATCTTAATGGTCTGCCATATCTCTTGTGAGTACTTTGGAACTTCTAGAAATATGCCACTCTTACTATGTTGTTTCATAGGCTTATGATGATTAAACTCCCCGTTCAGATTGAACTCCCTTTGCTTAGCTTGCTCTTGTCTCACAATCTTGAATTAATCATGTTATATAAAATTTCAGGAAGGGATTCAAACCAGGTCAGACATTAAAGAATTTTCATTTGCGGTTTTGCTTGTATAGCCTTTTCTAGTTATTTAGATAAGAAGTTTTGTTAAAACTCTAAGGAACTATCAAGAAATTGTACAGTTGGGTGTAGTATGCTCTGTTCATTGTGCAAATTCTGAtgtttattttgctcagcattgGTAAAGGTTTTCAAGGCGTCATGAAACGATGGGGATTTAAAGGCCAGCCTGCTACTCATGGTCAAACGAAAACTCACAGGAGACCTGGAGCTATTTCAACTGGTGTAAGTATAACTTAGTGGTATTCTTTTTAATGTTACGATAGTGCATATAATGCTTTAGTCTGACCTTGGGAATCAAGCCACATAATGTTAATCTTACTCAAGGTGGGTCCTGGTCTTACTTACTTTCCAGAGGCCGACTTGAATTATTTAGTTGTTGCCTACAGTCAGTATTCTAAATATTTTCCTGCCTACTTTCTCATTCCCATCTCTGACTCCCCTCCTACACTCTGAAGTCAGTTGCAAGAAATTAGGGATTAGAATGCCTTTTCATCTGGTTCCTTCAGAgacttatttttccttaaatggCAGTTTAAGGATTGTCAAGGATAATATAATGGTGTAAGAGAAGAAATGGTGAAGGACTTTGTATTGCTAATTCAGTTCTACTCTCCCAGAGATACAGCATAAAGTGCTGGGGGGGAATGAGGGGCATAATTTATTGGAGCGTCATAATAATGCAAGTTTAATCTCTAAAGcttgatatatatgtatgtcaGTATTAAATGGAAGTATCTCTACTTCTTTCATAAGAGGAACACAGATTAAAACCACTCTTGAGTTACTAAATTCTTATGTGGCTTTGATTTTTGCCAATGTGTTAGTAAGaatatagggcagtgatggcgaacctgtgacacgcgaactcatttttttggttgatttttctttgttaaatggcatttaaatatataaaataaatatcaaaaatataagcctgtgttttactatggttgcaaatatcaaaaaatttctatatgtgacacagagttaagttagggtttttcaaaatgctggcacgccgagctcataAGGTTCGCCATTGCTGATATAGGGGAACAGGTTcttatgcattgctggtggggataCAAACTAGTGCATCTTTTGTTGGGGATAAAATATAGTATAATATGACAATATCGAATAGAACTACACAGCAATGCTACTTCTAGGTAGTATTTACCCTAAAGAtactcatttttataaaattagttATTGCAACATTATAACTACAAGCATAAATGTCCATACCTGGGAGTTGGGATGAATAAAGTATGGTACATCTGctcaatagaatactatgcagctgaaaaaaagaatgaggtgaATTCCAGGATATAAGGAAATGCGTGTTACCTGGTTATttttgcaaaaaggaaggaccTAAAAGATAACCCAGAAACTGAGATTGGTTACCTACAAGAGATGGGTGGGAACAGTATGGAAGGGCTCAAAAGTGGTAAGAGAGAGACTTCCACGGATAtacttttttgttaaatttttatagtTGAAACCATGTTAATGTTTTatgtattcaaaataaaatacaaagaaagggGGATCCATAATGGAATATAATTAGAAGATGAGCCTAACTGTTTGAAATGAGTAACAACCTCACCAAACAGGTGGGGAGAGTAACTCAAATAACTTTTGAACACAGTATTTGGCTATATGTCCTGAGTCTAAATTAAAAAGGTACTGTGCATAGGTTTTGAATTCTAATTATGTTTATTTGCAATGGTATTAGGTAgctattctgaaataattttctgTGAATTGTAAGGTTGAGTAGATAGGTAAATATATTGGTAATGGAAGCCACGTTTCTCACTGTTAGAAAAGGGTATTAAGTTatggaaaggaaggaaattaaaATAACTCTATAGTGTTGAATTCCAGCTGTAGGTATCAGtatacactgagtagccagattattatgaccaccccatcagtacaatgaagtgaattagttatgcaaataataaaaccttgagagtatttgcttaggaagttttcaatattcagtatttttggaagtgtcaatgaagtactgatggggtggtcataataatctggccagtgtATATTTACTATATGTTTATGTAAACAAAGGAATGGGTATAAATATACGTACATTTTAGCTACTGAAAGGGCCTAAAAGCAAAGATATTCCATAGCAATGAACACAACTAGAGcctagatcttggtttctaaacacCAGCTTGTTCAAGAAATCAAGGAAGTGCTTTTAAAATGGTACTTGAAAGGACCCAGGATCCAGCTACAATTAGCTCCCACTTGCAAAAAAATGGGACAGTTtgatttgaaaacttaaaaaaaatgaaaaacttaagATCAATGAGTTCACACTGATACAAATAGATTAATAAATGGGAGAAAAGGGACTACTCTTCCTTACACTATAATCTCAGCTAATAAGTGTGGATGGGATGTTAGAGTTAGAATTTTACTTTGATGGCCATTAGAGGAATTAGCAATGGAGGCTAAAACAAGTGGTGAAAGCTTGATGGACCTTAGATGCTGACATAATCCCACAACAAGTTGCCTATTaattacaaaggggaaaataatatCCGTAGAGTGAATTAACTGAGTGAACACATTCTTAACTAACTGATCAATGTTATAATCACCAGTAATTGAACAAACCAACACAATATGCCTCCTGAACGGATTCCAGGAAAAGAACACATCATCACTTCTGTGGTGATTCCCATTGAAAATGCATCACCCGAATCTAATCGCAGGGAAACATTAGACAAACCCCGAGTGATATTCCACAAAGTGATTGGCTTGTAGccttcaaaaatgtcaaggtcatgaaagacaaggAAAGGCTGAGGAGCTGCTCCAGATTTAAGGAGACTAAAGAAACATAACTGTGTAATTCTGAAGTGGATCTGGACTTGGGGGGAAATAGCGGTAAAGAACATTATTGGGGCAGTTGACAAAATTAGGTCATGTATTAAATTTTGAGTTTCATAATTGTATTGTGGTTATGTAACAGAATTAGGAAGTAGACACTGAAATACTTACAGGCAAAGGAGCATCATGTCTGCCACCAAATTACATATGATATAGGAGATGTGCATACATATAGAGTGGGTGGTAAAGCAGGTGGGCAACCTGTAAACAGTTGGTAAATTTGGGTAGAGTATGAGAGCTCTTTGTGTTATAAGTATGAAATTATGtagttataaattatataaaatagttaTGAAAATGAGGTTTATCATCAACATAAATTTAAGAccttaaaaatctataaaaaaaaaatagaagtcgCTCTTGCAACTCGGCCGCCAACATGCCATCCAGACTGAGGAAGACCCGCAAACTTCGGGGCCACGTGAGCCACGGCCACGGCCGCATCGGCAAGCACAGGAAGCACCCGGGGGGCCGCGGGAATGCTGGCGGCCTGCATCATCACAGGATCAACTTCGACAAATATCACCCAGGTTACTTTGGGAAAGTTGGTATGAGGCATTACCACTTGAAGAGGAACCAGAGCTTCTGCCCAACTGTCAACCTTGATAAACTGTGGACCCCGGTCAGTGAGCAGACACGGGTGAATGCTGCCAAAAGCAAGACTGGAGtgtctcccatcattgatgtggTGCGATCGGGCTCCTACAAAgctctggggaagggaaagctCCCAAAGCAGCCTGTCATTGTGAAGGCCAAGCTCTTCAGCAGAAGAGCCGAGAAGATTAAGGGTGTTGGTGGGGCCTGTATCCTGGTAGCCTGAAGCTACATGGAGGGGAGTTCACTAAAATGTCCAagtacttttgaaaaaaaaaaaaaaatagaagtcttcATGATCTTGCGTTTGGCAAAGCCTTATATCTGACACCAAAAGTACAAGTAACCGAAGATATAAATTAGATTTCATCGAAAGTTCAAACTTTGGGCTGCATAGAGCTCCATCAAGAAAACGAAAAGACAACTCACAGAATGGAAGgaagtatttgcaaatcatatctgctacgacttgtatccagaatatataaagaactcttacaactcaatagtaaaaaaaataacccaattaaatGTAGGCAAAGGACTTGGATAGACATTCTCCCAAAGGAGCTATACAAATGGTCAGTAAGCACATGAAGAGATGCTTAACATCCTAGGCTATTAAATTAATGTAAATAAAtccaaaccacagtgagatattacTTAACACTCACTGGAATTACTATAATTCAAAAGGCAgataataacaaatgttggcaagggtGTGGATAAATTGGGACCCTTATACATTGTTAATAGGAATGTAAAAATGTTGCGGCAGttgctaaaaatgttaagtgTAAAATAAGACCCCACAATTCCACTCTTTGGTATATATacctcaaaagaaatgaaaaaatgcacACAAAAACCTGTGCATGAATAGTCATAGCAACATTATgcataatagccaaaaaatagGAACAACCCAGAGGGTCATCAATTGGTGAATGATTAAAAAGTGGTTATTCACAcaatattatttagcaataaaatggaaagaagttTTGATATATGCTATAACACGGCGGAGCCTTAAaaacgttatgctaagtgaaagaagccaagcaCAGTAGACTGTaaattgcatgattccatttatgtgaaacgTCCATCCTAGGCAAATCTGCAGAGATGAAAGTAGATTAGAGGTTTGTACAGGGCTGAGGGAGTGACCACTAATGGGTATGAAGTTTTAGTTTGGGATTTATGAAAATGTCCTAAGATTGGTTGTAGCAATACACAACTCTGAATGtactaaaaatattaaactgCCCTTTAAAAGGGTGAAATGTGTGGTATGAGTTATAataaagctcttttaaaaattaggcaTGTAGAAGACTATTCTTATAGCTCAACTTAATTATTTGTCATGAACTATGCTGTTCTGTGTTTGTAAATACTTTCATTAGGGATTAGCTAGCGACTGCCTTTATAATCTTAAGAGTTAGGGTATACTTCTAAGCAGAGTAAATTTAATTGGGGAGGGCAGATCTTTTTTTAGTAATGTAATGTTAAGCAAGGTGCTTATCACTGAGTGTATTTATAGAATAAATATGGAATAAATAAGAGTGATACTTAGTCTATAATATTCAGAATTGTCTTTTAATCTGTGTTATCTCTTAATGAATTACTTCCCCTGGACTTCTGTTATGAGAGTAGTGATGCAAAAGTTTTTCTATTTCAAGAATTCATGTGTCCTGAGAACCTTTCCCATTTTAGATGGAATTCAGATTTGCTTCTTTAGATGTAAAATTATTATCAGACCAAAATAGAGATTGTGGGAAGCTGTTTGATTTATGTGAATCGGAGATAACCAGGGCTGGACAAGCAAACTCAGTATTCCGATAACGAACTGTCCTTTAATCATTCTGGTGAAGGAAGGTAACATGAAAAGCAAGGGAGGGGGAGTAGGACCATTCCAGCAGCAGTGGTGCGGATGGAGTGCATTACATGGGCTAATCCAGATTCTTGAAAGCAGGCCGGCACTTACTTGTTCCTTTGGTGGTGTGACGTGTTTGTATGTTCAAAACGGGTGAATACTGCCAAAAGCAAGACTGGAGTTGCTCCCATCATTGATGTGGTGCGATCGGGCTACTACAAAGAATGGGGGAGGggattaaacattttaataattcctATCTTagtttacattttgttttaatcaGAACTGTTTTAAATTGAGAATATTTAGAAGTGCTAATTTTGGTTCTCTCATTTAGGATGTCGCCAGAGTCTGGCCTGGAACTAAAATGCCTGGGAAAATGGGAAACAGAGATAGGACAGAATTTGGACTGAAAGTGAGTTTCTGAAGTGGCTCTTTTTAGGAATGGTTAAATTAATGCCCTAATGCAAAGGCACCAGAGTATGGACTTAATGTGTGTCTGTTTAATTGTTGTTTGTTCAGTTTAATGTTTAAACAGTATGATTGTTCTAATAGGTTTTACAGTTATGGAGGGGTGGAGGATACGTGAACTGTGTGTGTTATAAATTCTCaaagtatgatttcatttatggcTTTAGGTGTGGAGAATAAATACAAAGCACAATATAATCTATGTAAATGGCTCTGTACCTGGACATAAAAATTGCTTAGTAAAGGTATGTATAGctgtctttattttccattgttcATTTATATGAATATGAAAAACAGCCCCTAATTTTCAAGCTACATGAGTTCTctgttaaatttttttgttttgttttgtttttagtagcAACTAAATGCAAAAATTGCAGAGAACAACCTATTGTGTATGTCTGTGGAAAGGGTGGGACCATGAAGCAGAGGctctttagaaatataaaaaggagACTAGGATACTCTTGCCAAAATGTGAATGTGCCTGTCGTTCCCAAAAAGGACTTCTTAGTTTAAGAGTACTTTGACACCGGAACCAGAAAACTGGAGGTGGAAATTAAATGAGAGAGTCCAGAAGAAAGGTGATTAAAGGTAGACATTTTAAAGAGattctgttgttgttattactaGCATTGCTCTGATTGTACTCTTAAGTATTTTCCCTGAAAATATGCATGCTCATTTTTATGTTCAACAtatgatggaaaagaagaaaataaacatgttgTACATGATAGATTTGAAGAAAAAACTCAGACTCTCAGAGAcgtattttcataaataaaatacaaattaaatattcTGCCTGGAATTGTGAGCCATGGTAATACAAAGTGATAAATCACTCGAATTTTGAACCTCccattctgaaaataaatttgtaataGAAGTTATATCAGCTATTCCTAGAAATAtagttttcattaattttccaacaacaacaaaaataggttGAAACTTAAACCTCAGATTTTTCATATTGTGTCtctttgtgtgctttttaaaataggttCCGTTACTAGAATAAGGTACAATATTTGTTTTAATCTTAGAGTAATTAAAATTCCCTTCCTGGCACTCTTCACTTTTTGACCGGATTATTCTCTTGTTTCTTTTGTAAGATTGCAGGTGCTTAGGCTTAAGTAGGTTTCCAAACCCAAGTGATCTATTCTCCAAGTGACTACAGTGACAACTGGTTGAAGCCAGCAAGTTGTCATTGTATTTCTCATAACATTTTGGCTTCATAATTCAATGTATCCCTACCTCTGCAATCCAGATTTATTACGTTGTGCATATCACAACCCAATAAAAGAGAGGAAAGTgattattttccataataaaattaCACTGGATAGCAGGTGGATTTTTTAATGTTGCCAACTCCTTAAATCCCCATTTGCTGCATACACGATTCTAGACTGGCTTTCCAGCTGAACCCTACTACTGCTGCTGTGACTTCTAAGGTACCCCCTCAGCATCTTCTCAGATGCTTCTTAGTAACTATTGGGGATGAATAGGTCAACTGTCTTGAAAAACCATAATCTATGTAGTAATTTTCTGATCTGGTTGTTATAAACAGCAACATTTATTACTCAGACTTTTCATCCACTTGATaaaaaattgctttcaaaaattcaGTCAGCTCTCTAATGGATGGTGGCCTGCTGTCACtgaagaaagacagacagaaggtCCACCAAaggcaatttctttttcttttttatatattttattgatttttacagagaggaagggagagggacagagagtcagaaacatcgatcagctgcctcctgcacactcccaactggggatgtgcccgcaaaatcgaacctgggacccttgagtccgcaggctgacgctctatcccctgaatcaaaccggttagggcccaaagGCAATTTCTAAAGAGGAGTCCAAATATATTTTGAGGAACTTAGAGCAGCAGAGAAATGTCTAGTCCACTTTGAACTGCTAACACACTAGTGAATGCATTTTTCACAGAcatgttttgattttaaaaagaactcatcttgaaaaaataaagtctttgcaTTATGGTACCGAAACAGCTTTTGTAATCTAAAATGTGTGCTTCAAACATTAAGGTGTAAGTTTGAAGGAGTATTTTGTGGGCTTGTGTTTAAATGTCCAGAAGTTTgatacatcttttaaaaacattcagCCCACTTTTTCTGTTCTCCCAGGTGATTGCATAGCAGGTAAGTCCTTGCCTGTGGAGAATGAGCGCTCCTGGCTGGACAGGCAGCCTCACGAACATCCACTGACTCCATGGGAGCTTTTGCTCTCAGAGTACAGGGCTGCCAATATCTTTAATTCTAAAATTAGTAAAGACAGTCGTTGGAATGACCAACCTGTTTCATTAATGTAAGCACAAAATTCATATGAGTCCTGTACCTTTGGACTGTAAACTTCCAGCCCTCAATTTTAAAGCTGCTGTCATCTTTTATGTTTCAAATCAATGAATTACATATAGTACTGTAGCTTTTACAGTTAGAATATTTAAGCAGTGCTTTTTTTGTCTGAAATTTTCCTCAGCTATAACAcatttacaaaaatgtaaaagtaaCAAGAACTCACTCTGTTACGGGCAAGAGGCTTACCTGTTATGCATTCACCTGGGAGAATAAAAAAAGTGGGCTGAATGTTTTCAAACGAtgtactctttgtaatactttaagcaataaaacaaaattttaaaaaaaaagatgtaccAAACTGCTGACATTTAAACACAAGCCCACAAAATACTCCTTGAAACCTTTAAATCATCTGTTAGTAAATGTTTGCATTTATCAAATTAGCACAGAGAGTTTTATTGTTGGTTTTACTGTCTACTTACTCAGGTTTTATTTCCAATTCTAAATTCTGAAATAGATTAAATTGGTAAGAATATGACCTCTTTTTAGTCCAAGTTAAAgttctgggggggtgggggggaatgggtAAAGtgagtttattttcttctggGTGCCTTACTGATAATTTTTTACAACAGTTTTAATGAGAGATTAAAATAGATATGTTTTTCTGTACTTAGCTGTTCCTAGCAGGTGTGTACTTATTTCATccaaattattcattcattcattcttttttttttttttttttacagtttggcatttaaatatatttttattgattttggagagaaagaaagaagggggtggggagagaaacagcaatgatgagagagaaccattgattggttatgtcctgcatgccccctccccaggggtcaagcctgtaacccgggcatgtgccctgagcagaaatcgaaccatgacctcctggttcataggtctatgctcaaccactaagccactccTGCCAGGCCaaattattcatttcttattGCCAAAATAATTATGGCTTATTTTACTCTGTGTgtataattatatgtaatttttttattcctctctGAATGAAGGCTGTAGAAGTCAGAAGCTTTAAAGAACCCAGTGatgttttccaaaaataaaacccATCATTTTAGATTATGTCAACATATGTAGTATCCCTTAGTTTGTGAATTCACAGATTAGAATATTTTTAGAACATAAAGAATTAATAGCAATATTATAAAGACTTACgaatttattattgttttctgcTAAATACTATTCTGTTCTTAGCTTCCAAATGAGAATGCTACTTGTTAAATGTAAGCTGATTTCCTTAAAACTTGATAGTTTTATTATGTGTTCTAGAATTAAGACTAATAAAAATACTAGGTAAACTATTTTTAATCTGAGCTCAAAAAAtctgttataaaataataaaaatagacaatATGAGTAGATGAAATCATTAAGAAGTTGATAGTAATTAATACCTTTTAGGTATATAGTCTATATCAATCCTTATATTTGAAATATCCATTTGGATATAActgatatttaatataatttatccTGTTGGGCAGTTCTAGAAATTTTTCTTCTTATGGAAGATTATATCATTGGATTAATTAAACTTATTCAAATAAAACGAATACATTGATTTCCTTTTACTTCATATAGATATAATAACAGTTGCATTCACATTAGAAAATATAGGAACATATTCTTTGATTATGAATAATAAAACAGGCTAACTTAATTGGTAGCACTCATTAATAAAATCTTTGTTTCCTCCCTCCAGATCAAAGATTCTAAACTACCTGCATATAAGGATTTCTGCAAAAATCTACCATTCCCTACATATTTTCCTGATGGAGATGACGAGGAACTACCAGAAAATTTATATGATGAAAATGTGTGTCTGCCCAGTGCACCTTCTATTACATTTGCCTAACCCCTTTGGGCATGGCAGAACCTCACCCTCACATATTTTATTAGCTTTGATAAGCCAGAACAATAACATAGCCAGGaattatattttgctttcttGGTCAAAACAATATCACACTTGTCACCTTTGTCAAGGGCAATAATATGTCATTCATCCCCcagtggaattttttaaaattaacacattaaataaatcaattaagTAGATTGACTATGCCAAATTTAGATGGACTGGCAGTGTGCATATTAAAATCTTTGTAATTTGTGGATTTCATTTTTTCAAGTTATCTTAAGATGTtcataaatttaacttttattaaagaTTTGTTTTTGTGAAATCATGGTTATGGATAACAATGGCAAAGCATATGGGGACTATGGTATAACCTATTTGGATAATAAAATCCATTtcctaaaattcatttttatcagACTTTTATATTTTAGAGTCCTGAAGAGGGAAAGCAAGTGAggcttttatttaaattacagaAATATGCATGTTATACTTAAAGGCCTGTCGAAGACAATCGTAAATTATGGGACTTATTTACACTGGAGAGCAATAGTTATTTTTTAGTTTGGTCACTCAGCTATAAAATAAGTATAACCACTTTTCCTTGATGCCTTTTTAAAAGGATTTGAAATGGCCTGGGATTGTACGTTCAACAAActtttattaacacattttgtaccgctcaggagttttctcgtgtttcgcgcacCATCTGTTAGGAccgaccgctcacgagtgttctcgtttttcacgcccatggaaaaaggagcgaatctagatacttatgtaaattttgtttggtccctcttcatagaggaaaatgttttacgcagtaccatacgttaaagtactaggaactttaattgtttatgtaaataaaaatgttataattattgaaaaacacctaaagtgcattatgatgatttaaataacgtgcagtttgcccaaaaacgtgcagtccctggcgtatgtcttagagatttctatgcggtacgcaatgtgttaagcaCCTATTACTGAAAATGTTAGTGGCCCCTGGGTTTCACTtcattttatgaaattaaaatgtgCTTCCTAATGGCTACTTCCGACAAATAAGCTTAACAATGTAAGGATTAGCAGGCCTCATTTTACTACTAAATTTACTCTGGACCAGGTTACTGAGGCCCCACAGCATTCATTTTAACTCCAGATGTTTTCTGAGACTTGATTCATATGGCAACCCAAGAGACTTATTAGCCACAGTGTTAGGTCTCCACATGATTTCCTGATAACTGATGGATTTATTAAAAGTTCCCACAGTATTTTTCTACCCTACTAAATTTCTCTCATTATTTTAAATCCAAATGTAACCATGTCTTTTCTAAAGTTTTTATTTGCACTAATGTCATTCTATTAAAGATTTGTGGAAATTGATAGGAAATCCAAGCAATAAAATAGTAAAGTAAGGGGGAAATATCTAGGAAGATGTAAATCAAAATAGGTGGAGGGTTGGGAAGGAATGATGCCAAGACAATATAGATGAGCAGGCCATAGTATGCAGTTGTTATGCTTGGTTTGGCTCTGAGCTACCTGGTACCAAAGTAAAACAACATTGAACTGTTACATATTTAGCTTTAATCGTAAGCTCTTCAAGAGGAATCATTTTAAACTGGAGTAAGTCTTGTTTtccataccattttttttttaaaaaaaaacctaaataacTTATCAACCTAGAAATTCCTGAACTTGTTAAAAGATATCTCAAGCAAACGTCATACTCAAAGGTAAAATGTAAAACACATTCTTCTCAGAGATCAAACAAGGATACCCTTTACTAGTTCTACTCAATGATGTTCTTGGAGGTCCTAGCCAATGTGTAAGACACAAAAACAGAATGTAAATATTGGAAAATGAGAACAGATCTTACTATTTGTAAAAAACATGATCTACATAGAAGATCAAGGACAATTAACTGATCAGCTACCAGAACCAATGAAGAAAGTTCAAAAAAGTGACTGAGTACAAGCTTAATATACAGAACTATAATAGCAGAATGTAATTGGGAAATTTTATGGGATGAAAATGGATACCATCTAcaatagcaattttttaaaaaggttaccTGGACAAAAGCCCAAGTTTGCCAGCGTCAAT
It includes:
- the LOC132215568 gene encoding large ribosomal subunit protein uL15-like, which translates into the protein MPSRLRKTRKLRGHVSHGHGRIGKHRKHPGGRGNAGGLHHHRINFDKYHPGYFGKVGMRHYHLKRNQSFCPTVNLDKLWTPVSEQTRVNAAKSKTGVSPIIDVVRSGSYKALGKGKLPKQPVIVKAKLFSRRAEKIKGVGGACILVA